Proteins encoded by one window of Lathyrus oleraceus cultivar Zhongwan6 chromosome 1, CAAS_Psat_ZW6_1.0, whole genome shotgun sequence:
- the LOC127101216 gene encoding polygalacturonase isoform X9 yields MKKFSIDIIVSFIFLAYFGVVQGDLNINDYGGKPNSDITEAFKKVWTEACASTSAVKIVIPSGNYRTNGIVAEGPCKAPIEVQVDGIFQAPSDINSMPKSDQWIRFGTMDHLTVSGNGVFDGQGAATWKQSSAAWSKNHNVNQKVSQNLGFYFVNNSIVTGITSKDSKNFHFMIYGCENITLDAVKISAPGDSTNTDGVHLGKSTDVKILNIDIATGDDCVSLGDGCRKVLVQNVKCGPGHGISVGSLGRFTQEDNVEGLIVKNCTISDTENGLRIKTWPAGPGTITITDMNFEDVTMVSVRNPIIIDQEYCPWNTCNKKIPSKIKISKVSFKNIHGTTKAEEGVVLICSSGVPCDGVELSNIDLTFNGKPAKAVCSNVKPIIKGNAPTCEPYKPLPS; encoded by the exons ATGAAGAAGTTCAGTATTGACATTATTGTTTCATTCATATTTCTAGCTTACTTTGGTGTAGTTCAAGGGGACCTTAACATAAATGATTATGGTGGTAAACCAAATTCAGATATTACTGAG GCTTTCAAAAAAGTTTGGACTGAAGCATGTGCATCAACATCTGCAGTTAAGATTGTGATTCCATCTGGTAATTATAGGACAAATGGAATAGTTGCTGAAGGTCCATGTAAGGCTCCAATTGAGGTTCAAGTTGATGGCATATTTCAAGCACCTTCAGACATAAATAGTATGCCAAAAAGTGATCAATGGATCAGGTTTGGAACTATGGACCATTTAACCGTATCAGGAAATGGAGTTTTTGATGGTCAAGGCGCAGCTACATGGAAACAATCTTCAGCTGCTTGGAGCAAAAATCATAATGTTAACCAAAAAGTTTCCCAG AATTTGGGTTTTTATTTTGTTAACAACTCCATCGTCACTGGAATTACATCTAAGGACAGCAAAAATTTCCATTTTATGATTTACGGCTGCGAAAATATCACATTGGATGCTGTCAAAATTAGTGCTCCTGGTGACAGTACAAACACCGATGGAGTTCATTTGGGAAAATCAACTGATGTTAAAATTCTTAATATCGACATTGCTACTGGAGATGATTGTGTTTCATTGGGTGATGGTTGTAGAAAAGTACTAGTACAAAATGTGAAATGTGGACCTGGTCATGGTATTAGTGTTGGAAGCCTTGGAAGGTTTACACAAGAAGATAACGTAGAAGGTCTTATAGTTAAGAATTGTACTATATCAGATACTGAAAATGGTTTGAGGATTAAAACTTGGCCAGCTGGACCAGGAACAATTACTATTACTGATATGAATTTTGAAGATGTTACCATGGTTAGTGTCAGGAACCCTATCATCATTGACCAAGAGTATTGTCCATGGAACACGTGCAACAAAAAG ATTCCTTCAAAAATAAAGATAAGCAAGGTTTCATTCAAGAACATTCATGGAACTACAAAAGCAGAAGAGGGAGTGGTTCTTATATGCAGTAGTGGTGTACCGTGCGATGGTGTGGAGTTGAGTAATATTGATCTCACATTTAATGGAAAACCAGCAAAAGCTGTGTGTTCTAATGTCAAACCTATAATTAAAGGAAATGCTCCTACTTGTGAACCTTATAAACCACTTCCCTCCTGA